The Fibrobacter sp. UWEL genome includes the window TCCGCCCCTTCCTGAAGGTGACCCGCGGGGAGCTGAAGGATTATGCGGAAGCCAACGGCTTAAGTTGGCGAGAAGACGAAAGTAATTCAGACACCGCCTTCGCTCGCAATAAGATTCGTCACGAAAGCCTCCCCCATCTGGAAAGTTTGAATCCGGGAGCAGCCCAGCAGCTCTGTCGTGTAGCAAGCCTTGCGGAAAACGTTTACCGCAAGATCGTTTCAACAAATCACAAGCTTTTCGAGCCGGCGGAAATACCTCAAGAGCAATGGCCCTTTGAGGCAAAGCACGCCTGTTATCAAAAGGTCCTGGCCCTGAATTTGAACGTTCTCAAGTCAGTCTTTGAAAGCGGATCCCGAAACGAGTTCGGGACGACAACAAGGGATGTGTTCGGGATGACGGAATTGTTCCGTCTCTGGCTAGGAGAAAAGGGGTTCCGCATCCCCTTGAAGGAACAGGGAACATCCATTCCCTACCCGTTTTTACAAAGATTGCAGTGTAAGACAATTCTGATGGAAAAGTGCCGCAATATTCTATGGATTTGTGACGTTTCTACCAGTTCCTCCGGAAAAAATAATCCCGAGATTTTGTATTTTAACACCGATAAAATTTCTGGCCTGGACGGTCAATGGCGCTATCGCTCAAAAGGGGATACGCTATGGCCTCACGACGAGAAAATCAAGGCCCGCAAATTGGAACAGTGGCTCCGTGAACAGGGAATTCCCCAGTGGATGTACGACAGCCTCCCCCTCTTTGCCAGTGGATCCAGGATTTATTTCGTCGAAGGAATCCGACAAAAGCCAAAAGTTGACGAATTAAAGAGAACAAACGATAAAGGCTAAAAAAGCCTACCGTAAAAAAGGACACTATGAGTCAAATTCCGGGTAAACCCACGCCCCCGTATCGTAGCAAGAATTTCATTATTCTCATTGTTATGATCCTCCTTCTTTTTATCATGTTCCCGCTGGCCTCCAAGGACGACGGCGCAGACATGACGCGAACCGAGTTCCTAGCCATGATGGGAGATTCCACCAAGGTCATTACGGAACTGAGCCTGCAGAAAACTAAGGACGGCATCATCATCGAAGGTGCTCGTGAACTTACTGCAGAAGAATCTGCAGAAGCAAGCAAGGAAAAAGGTCTTTTCGCCAAGTTCTCCAGAGGGGCTAACGAAGGTTCCAGCGGCAAGCGTTTTAGAAGCCACATGCTGGAAATTACCAACGAGCAGATTTCCGGCTGGGAACATTACAAGAATGTGAAGGTGAAGGTCATTCACGAGGAAACCTCCTGGATGGATACCCTGGTGGCATTCCTGCCAGCAGTTCTCCTGATTGCATTCTTCTACATCATGATGCGCAACCAGATGGGCGGCGGCAGCAAGAGCCCCTTCGCCTTCGGCAAGAGCCAGGCAAAGCAGCTGGACCAGAAGAAGAAGACCTACTTCAAGGATGTGGCAGGTTGCGACGAAGCTAAGCAGGACCTGCAGGAACTGGTAGAATTTTTGAAGGATCCCAAGAAGTTTGACGCTCTTGGTGGTCGTATTCCCAAGGGTGCTTTGCTGGTAGGTCCTCCGGGTACC containing:
- the tilS gene encoding tRNA lysidine(34) synthetase TilS — encoded protein: MNLSNVLPHIANAIKQHQWSSLLLAVSGGLDSICLAHYFIQNKSTLGIDHLAIVHVHHGLREGSADLDEKSVRDFAAKYKVRYLMKKLDGTALKEAGGSLEENARNARYDALKEFAKQCKADAIVTAHHAGDQAETVYLRLRRGVGLAGLRGIQSVRKFQNEGDVELFRPFLKVTRGELKDYAEANGLSWREDESNSDTAFARNKIRHESLPHLESLNPGAAQQLCRVASLAENVYRKIVSTNHKLFEPAEIPQEQWPFEAKHACYQKVLALNLNVLKSVFESGSRNEFGTTTRDVFGMTELFRLWLGEKGFRIPLKEQGTSIPYPFLQRLQCKTILMEKCRNILWICDVSTSSSGKNNPEILYFNTDKISGLDGQWRYRSKGDTLWPHDEKIKARKLEQWLREQGIPQWMYDSLPLFASGSRIYFVEGIRQKPKVDELKRTNDKG